In Amaranthus tricolor cultivar Red isolate AtriRed21 chromosome 3, ASM2621246v1, whole genome shotgun sequence, a single window of DNA contains:
- the LOC130808857 gene encoding protein PHLOEM PROTEIN 2-LIKE A10-like yields MDLQLLNKDLNLTGKKKKWVLLLAAFGLTGYAVFRVYNSPTFNRKRKRVFKLYKAFVTILESISVSAEIIGFVSKDLREFLQSDSDEIPNSLKQISKISQSKEFSDSIVGVTAAITKGVFMGYQGVNSRVGSDSDFYDRFMDKLLSDSGSGFASVVVGSFARNLVLALYSSQESDSGLNSGAQMNGDRSMSSETDLPRWVNAMCSDPCKDLVLDCIQKFVSTAVAVYLDKTININTYDELFAGLTNPKHDKQVRDLLVSLCNGSIETLVKTSHHALTDSNSDSNVGSDSSRVSGFVVRRSNSDVMPKTLSSVIDGMHNVITIKQHGDGERGLFGLGESKQESGGSWMSTMSSTLAIPTNRKLVLDVTGRVTFETMRSLLEFLLGKLFASVKRSVRSLADAVMDTGRQVVRYVTEKSYVVASICLSLCLHVMGSPLELMPA; encoded by the coding sequence atgGATTTGCAATTGTTGAATAAAGATTTAAACTTAACTGGTAAAAAGAAGAAATGGGTTCTTCTTTTAGCAGCTTTTGGGCTAACTGGGTATGCCGTTTTTAGGGTTTATAATTCACCCACTTTTAATAGAAAAAGGAAGAGGGTTTTCAAACTGTATAAAGCCTTTGTTACGATTCTCGAGTCTATTTCTGTTTCCGCCGAGATTATTGGTTTTGTTTCTAAGGATTTAAGGGAGTTTTTACAATCAGATTCTGATGAAATCCCTAATAGTTTGAAGCAGATTTCTAAGATTTCTCAATCTAAAGAATTCTCAGATTCTATTGTTGGGGTTACTGCTGCTATAACTAAGGGAGTTTTTATGGGTTATCAGGGTGTAAATTCAAGAGTTGGTTCGGATTCAGATTTTTATGATAGATTTATGGATAAACTGTTGTCGGATTCTGGCTCGGGTTTTGCTTCTGTGGTTGTTGGTAGTTttgctaggaatttagtgttGGCTTTGTATTCGAGTCAAGAGTCCGACAGTGGATTGAATTCGGGTGCTCAGATGAACGGCGATCGTTCGATGTCGAGTGAGACCGACTTACCTAGATGGGTTAATGCAATGTGTAGTGACCCTTGTAAGGATCTTGTTTTAGATTGTATACAGAAGTTTGTGAGCACTGCTGTTGCTGTTTACCTTGacaaaacaataaatattaacACTTATGACGAGTTGTTTGCTGGATTGACTAATCCAAAGCATGATAAACAAGTGAGAGATTTGTTAGTGTCGTTATGCAATGGATCGATTGAAACGTTGGTTAAGACATCTCACCATGCTCTAACTGATTCAAACTCAGATTCAAATGTGGGTTCTGATTCTTCTCGTGTTTCAGGGTTTGTTGTGAGACGTTCGAATTCAGATGTGATGCCTAAGACTCTCAGCTCGGTGATTGATGGCATGCATAATGTAATAACGATCAAACAACACGGAGATGGAGAAAGAGGACTTTTCGGGTTAGGGGAAAGTAAGCAGGAGTCCGGTGGGAGTTGGATGTCGACAATGTCTTCTACCTTGGCTATCCCGACAAACAGAAAACTTGTTCTTGACGTCACTGGGAGAGTGACATTCGAGACGATGAGGTCATTGCTGGAGTTCTTGCTTGGGAAATTGTTTGCCAGTGTGAAACGAAGTGTCCGTTCTCTGGCTGATGCTGTCATGGACACCGGTCGACAAGTTGTAAGATATGTTACAGAAAAATCTTATGTTGTTGCTAGTATCTGTCTTTCACTGTGCTTACATGTAATGGGTAGCCCTTTGGAATTGATGCCTGCTTGA